The proteins below come from a single Alkalispirillum mobile genomic window:
- a CDS encoding YfgM family protein, producing MARHPSDEEQLEAVKRWWQENGRSIIIGLILGAGAVGGWWGWGAWQERAAVDAANAYADFMAPANQGEYETAVRRGELVLENHGRSLYATMAALQLGALHMQEGDPAAAAESLRWAADNADSEAMRSLARLRLARALAADGQHETALEKLDNGGAYAGQMAELRADILLELEREDEARSAYRAALNHDDISPTQRELIQIKLDDLGSGA from the coding sequence ATGGCACGGCATCCCAGCGATGAGGAACAGTTAGAGGCCGTCAAGCGGTGGTGGCAGGAGAATGGCCGCTCTATCATCATCGGCCTGATCCTGGGCGCCGGTGCCGTGGGCGGCTGGTGGGGTTGGGGTGCCTGGCAGGAGCGGGCCGCCGTGGACGCCGCCAATGCCTATGCGGACTTCATGGCACCGGCCAACCAAGGGGAGTACGAGACAGCGGTCCGGCGCGGCGAACTTGTACTCGAGAATCACGGTCGTAGCCTGTATGCCACGATGGCGGCGCTGCAGCTGGGCGCACTGCACATGCAGGAGGGCGATCCGGCAGCGGCGGCCGAGAGCCTGCGCTGGGCAGCGGATAACGCCGACAGCGAGGCCATGCGCAGCTTGGCCCGGCTGCGGCTGGCGAGGGCGTTGGCGGCAGACGGCCAGCACGAGACAGCGCTGGAAAAGCTGGATAACGGTGGCGCCTATGCCGGCCAGATGGCGGAACTGCGTGCCGATATCCTGCTGGAGCTGGAGCGGGAGGACGAGGCCCGGTCAGCCTATCGCGCCGCGCTGAACCACGATGACATTTCTCCCACCCAGCGGGAACTGATCCAGATCAAGCTGGATGACCTGGGCAGCGGGGCGTGA
- the bamB gene encoding outer membrane protein assembly factor BamB yields MKRYNHTPLRILATLATLLLLAACGSGRELPDLSDVDDTVPTETLWTASTGSGSDSSAYGLVPAVDDGRVFGADSRGRVTAWDAETGERLWRVDTGRRLSAGPGSGAGLVLVGDRQGQLLALDAETGEERWISGLSSEILAVPQIGRNIVVARSADGRVYGLDGLTGRRLWIHDRSVPVLTLRGSSNPAIVGNRVVVGQDNGRLVALDLQEGEVIWEAPVSVPRGRSDLERMVDLHANPLVFRGVAYGQAYQGEIAAVGMGDGRERWSREIPGHTGMGADGSQVYVVDRQSRLWALDRNNGATVWRLDRLEGTRLTAPVVVGEHIVLADEEGYLNWVAPENGDLVGRTRVARQAIHHAPVLVDGVLYTLAANGQLTALKVAED; encoded by the coding sequence ATGAAGCGGTACAACCACACCCCCCTCCGTATCCTGGCCACGCTGGCCACGCTGTTGCTGCTAGCCGCTTGCGGCAGTGGCCGGGAACTGCCGGATCTTTCCGACGTTGACGACACCGTTCCCACCGAAACCCTGTGGACGGCGTCTACCGGGTCCGGGAGCGACTCTTCGGCATACGGTCTGGTGCCTGCTGTTGACGATGGTCGGGTGTTCGGTGCGGACAGCCGCGGGCGGGTGACCGCCTGGGATGCGGAAACCGGGGAACGGCTCTGGCGAGTGGACACCGGGCGACGCCTGTCCGCCGGGCCGGGCTCGGGCGCCGGGCTGGTGCTGGTGGGTGACCGGCAGGGCCAGTTGTTGGCCCTGGACGCCGAGACCGGTGAGGAGCGTTGGATCTCTGGGCTGTCCAGCGAGATCCTTGCAGTGCCCCAGATTGGCCGCAACATAGTGGTGGCCCGCAGCGCCGATGGCCGCGTTTACGGCTTGGACGGGCTGACGGGGCGCCGGCTCTGGATTCACGACCGCAGCGTCCCCGTGCTCACCCTGCGTGGCAGCAGCAATCCCGCGATCGTGGGTAACCGCGTGGTGGTGGGGCAGGACAACGGCCGCCTCGTCGCCCTGGATCTGCAGGAGGGCGAGGTCATCTGGGAGGCGCCCGTGTCGGTGCCGCGTGGTCGCTCCGACTTGGAGCGCATGGTGGACCTGCACGCCAATCCACTGGTTTTCCGTGGCGTGGCGTATGGGCAGGCCTACCAGGGCGAGATCGCCGCCGTGGGCATGGGGGACGGCCGTGAACGCTGGAGCCGTGAGATTCCGGGTCACACTGGTATGGGTGCGGATGGCAGCCAGGTCTACGTGGTGGACCGCCAATCGCGGCTCTGGGCACTGGATCGCAACAACGGCGCCACGGTCTGGCGCCTGGATCGGCTGGAGGGTACGCGCCTGACCGCTCCGGTGGTGGTGGGCGAACACATCGTGCTGGCCGATGAAGAGGGTTACCTGAATTGGGTTGCCCCGGAGAACGGCGATCTGGTGGGGCGGACCCGGGTCGCGCGCCAGGCGATTCACCATGCACCCGTGCTGGTGGATGGTGTGCTCTACACCCTTGCGGCCAACGGCCAGTTGACCGCCCTGAAGGTGGCGGAGGACTGA
- a CDS encoding NRDE family protein produces the protein MCLLLVAWQQHPRWPLVVAANRDEFHARPARRAEWWTSPRVLAGRDEQAGGTWMGVAEGGQWAGLTNYREPSRPRKGWRSRGRLVLDALGHSPEDFRANLDPDTLQTDYDGFNLLFGDRHHLFYVSNRDRPLRRLAPGFHGLSNGLLNDPWPKVHRGCDALQQALPEALDHTIDGPETEPLFTLLRDRWCPPDHELVDTGVSLAWERRLAPMFIRSPEYGTRCSTLLLMGADGSVHFAERWFDAGGEPQGTRHFQFRA, from the coding sequence ATGTGCCTGCTGCTGGTGGCCTGGCAGCAGCACCCACGATGGCCGCTCGTGGTGGCGGCCAACCGGGACGAGTTCCATGCCCGCCCGGCCCGTCGGGCGGAGTGGTGGACCAGCCCCCGAGTACTGGCCGGTCGCGATGAGCAGGCCGGTGGGACTTGGATGGGGGTCGCCGAAGGGGGGCAGTGGGCCGGTTTGACCAACTACCGGGAGCCCAGCCGGCCCCGGAAAGGCTGGCGTAGCCGCGGGCGACTGGTCCTCGATGCGCTAGGGCACTCGCCAGAGGATTTCCGCGCCAACCTCGACCCCGACACACTGCAAACCGATTACGACGGGTTCAACCTGCTATTTGGTGACCGCCACCACCTCTTTTACGTATCCAACCGGGACCGGCCCCTGCGCCGGTTGGCACCCGGGTTCCACGGGCTCAGTAACGGCCTGCTCAACGACCCCTGGCCCAAGGTTCATCGGGGCTGCGATGCGCTGCAGCAGGCCCTTCCCGAAGCGTTGGACCATACTATTGATGGGCCCGAGACCGAGCCGCTTTTTACCCTGCTCCGTGACCGCTGGTGCCCGCCGGACCACGAACTGGTGGACACCGGGGTCAGCCTGGCCTGGGAGCGGCGCCTGGCACCAATGTTCATTCGCAGCCCCGAGTATGGGACCCGCTGCTCGACACTCCTGTTGATGGGTGCTGATGGCAGCGTGCACTTCGCCGAGCGGTGGTTCGATGCCGGGGGCGAGCCGCAGGGTACCAGGCATTTCCAATTCCGGGCCTGA
- the adk gene encoding adenylate kinase produces MKVILLGPPGAGKGTQAAGICDRFDIPQISTGDMLRAAVKAGTPLGQQAKKVMDAGELVSDDIIMGLVKERIAEPDCANGYLFDGFPRTIAQAESLKEEGINVDAVVEIQVPDEEIVERMAGRRVHPGSGRVYHVQHNPPKDEGKDDVTGEPLVQRDDDKEETVRKRLGVYHEQTQPLVEYYSDWAAKGGEGAPRYIVIKGVGGVDDIRSRILNELER; encoded by the coding sequence ATGAAAGTCATTCTTCTCGGCCCCCCGGGCGCCGGCAAGGGCACCCAGGCGGCAGGCATCTGTGATCGTTTCGACATTCCGCAGATCTCCACTGGTGACATGCTGCGCGCCGCCGTGAAGGCCGGTACGCCCCTGGGCCAGCAGGCCAAGAAGGTCATGGATGCCGGCGAGCTGGTCTCCGATGACATCATCATGGGCCTGGTCAAGGAGCGTATCGCCGAGCCGGATTGCGCCAACGGCTACCTGTTCGACGGCTTTCCGCGCACCATCGCCCAGGCCGAGTCCCTGAAGGAAGAGGGCATCAACGTGGACGCCGTGGTGGAGATCCAGGTACCGGACGAAGAGATCGTCGAGCGCATGGCCGGCCGCCGTGTTCACCCGGGCTCTGGTCGCGTCTATCACGTGCAGCACAACCCGCCGAAGGATGAGGGCAAGGACGACGTGACCGGCGAGCCGCTGGTCCAGCGTGATGACGACAAGGAAGAAACCGTGCGCAAGCGCCTGGGCGTCTACCACGAACAGACCCAGCCCCTGGTCGAGTACTACTCCGACTGGGCGGCCAAGGGCGGTGAGGGTGCCCCGCGTTACATCGTGATCAAGGGCGTTGGCGGCGTGGACGATATCCGCAGCCGCATCCTGAACGAACTGGAGCGCTGA
- a CDS encoding DUF2288 domain-containing protein, protein MASENPDPRSLLNTETARIGWSELERHFASGAMVTVAPDLDLVEVGARFIEDDKPAVQQWLDNDRIRRTTEDEARRWAASDAGLWCVVVAPWVLVQEPQ, encoded by the coding sequence ATGGCCAGCGAGAACCCGGATCCCCGCAGCCTTCTCAACACCGAGACCGCCCGCATCGGTTGGTCGGAACTGGAGCGCCATTTTGCCAGTGGCGCCATGGTCACCGTGGCCCCTGACCTGGACCTGGTGGAAGTAGGCGCGCGCTTTATCGAGGACGACAAGCCGGCGGTCCAGCAGTGGTTGGACAACGACCGTATCCGGAGGACCACCGAGGACGAGGCGCGCCGGTGGGCGGCGTCGGATGCAGGCCTCTGGTGCGTGGTAGTGGCCCCCTGGGTACTGGTGCAGGAGCCGCAGTAA